In Paenarthrobacter sp. GOM3, a single window of DNA contains:
- a CDS encoding S-layer homology domain-containing protein, which produces MKGKSRGRFRLALTLLVALFLGALPAGLASPAFAAATGSISGTVTVPAGADVTKISVQSLGGPTYRSVQVNPDGSYSLTGLEPGQYKLSFGAYLEPQLVSSWYGGDSESQATAITVAGAPVVGINKVMKMGGKISGKVTVPAGADPTKVGVNVHVGSVPTAYAAADGSYTVVGVPTGSYEVYFSYSGTPSPVLGGYYSTAPDGNKTLVSVVEGSTTSGINQALRPASLISGKISVPAGSTGFSGQIDAFKGPDFAAGIAGTAFLQGTDASGSYTIGGLEPGIYKLNFRAQGAWANMWHGGSVSAASSPSITVAEGQKLSGIQDSAVAAATINGSVLGGPAPGPTMSGPGMSISAIASDGSVAAYTVQESSQTSYALMHLLPGSYKVQFNRTNGHMSPYEAQHYNGIPESAGAANATSIVVAPGQTVAGVNSTVRLGGTITGRLLGSNGTAVGETLVSVYTKDGSFVTRSGWTAADGTFKVTGLTTGLYFVSAEPGSESGPIFSGNVTSEANARSISTVVGQNTDIGTLSYATATEGKQGFDDVPLGAQFQDEIQWLADKGISTGWQAGNGSRTYQPLTPVNRDAMAAFMYRLSGKPAFTAPATSPFKDLPSGAQFFKEITWLADKGISTGWEEADKSRTYQPLQPVNRDAMAAFMYRLAGEPEFTAPKVSPFIDLPTTAQFYKEITWLAAQGISTGWAEAGGTKSFKPLQPVNRDAMAAFMFRYNTKFGSI; this is translated from the coding sequence TTGAAGGGTAAATCGCGCGGCCGTTTTCGGCTCGCTCTGACACTGTTGGTGGCTCTGTTCCTTGGAGCCCTTCCCGCCGGACTCGCATCCCCGGCATTTGCTGCAGCCACGGGAAGTATCTCGGGCACGGTCACGGTCCCCGCCGGGGCGGACGTAACCAAGATTTCGGTCCAATCGTTGGGCGGCCCAACCTATCGTTCTGTTCAAGTTAATCCCGATGGCAGCTATTCGCTGACCGGGCTCGAGCCGGGACAGTACAAGCTAAGCTTCGGTGCATATCTGGAACCCCAGTTGGTCTCCAGTTGGTATGGCGGCGACTCGGAAAGCCAAGCGACGGCCATCACAGTCGCTGGTGCCCCAGTGGTCGGTATCAACAAGGTCATGAAAATGGGCGGTAAGATCTCGGGAAAGGTCACCGTTCCGGCGGGTGCTGATCCCACCAAAGTCGGTGTCAATGTACACGTAGGATCCGTACCGACGGCCTACGCGGCAGCCGACGGGTCATACACAGTGGTCGGAGTGCCCACCGGCAGCTATGAGGTGTACTTCAGCTACTCCGGGACGCCCTCGCCAGTGTTGGGCGGTTATTACTCAACCGCACCCGACGGAAACAAAACGCTGGTCAGCGTGGTGGAGGGTTCCACCACCAGTGGCATTAACCAGGCTCTTAGGCCGGCCTCGCTTATCTCTGGCAAAATCTCGGTCCCGGCTGGTTCGACTGGCTTTTCAGGGCAAATCGACGCTTTCAAGGGACCCGACTTCGCCGCGGGGATTGCTGGAACTGCATTCCTTCAAGGCACCGACGCCAGCGGCAGTTACACCATCGGCGGCCTTGAACCGGGCATCTACAAGCTTAATTTTCGGGCACAGGGCGCTTGGGCCAACATGTGGCACGGCGGCTCTGTCAGTGCTGCTTCCTCACCGTCCATCACGGTGGCTGAAGGGCAAAAGCTCAGCGGTATCCAGGACTCCGCAGTCGCTGCCGCCACCATCAACGGGTCCGTTCTGGGTGGCCCGGCACCAGGACCGACCATGAGCGGCCCGGGCATGAGTATTTCGGCTATTGCTTCGGACGGCAGCGTTGCTGCGTACACGGTTCAGGAGTCGTCCCAGACTTCGTATGCCTTGATGCACCTGTTGCCCGGTTCGTACAAAGTCCAGTTCAACCGGACCAATGGACACATGTCGCCCTACGAGGCGCAGCACTACAACGGCATCCCGGAGTCGGCGGGCGCAGCAAACGCCACGTCGATCGTCGTGGCTCCAGGGCAGACAGTCGCCGGGGTTAACTCCACCGTCCGCTTGGGTGGAACGATCACCGGAAGGCTTTTGGGTTCCAACGGCACTGCCGTCGGCGAGACTCTGGTCAGCGTCTATACCAAGGACGGTTCGTTCGTTACCAGGTCCGGTTGGACCGCTGCGGACGGTACGTTCAAGGTCACGGGCCTGACCACGGGCTTGTACTTTGTCTCGGCTGAACCAGGCTCGGAGTCGGGTCCGATTTTCTCCGGCAATGTGACCAGCGAGGCCAATGCCCGTTCGATCTCAACCGTTGTCGGGCAGAACACCGATATTGGCACTTTGAGTTACGCCACGGCAACAGAAGGGAAGCAGGGTTTCGACGACGTCCCGCTGGGCGCGCAGTTCCAGGACGAGATCCAGTGGTTGGCTGATAAGGGCATCTCCACGGGCTGGCAGGCCGGCAATGGGTCAAGGACCTACCAGCCTCTGACCCCGGTGAACCGTGACGCCATGGCTGCGTTCATGTACCGCCTGTCGGGGAAGCCTGCGTTCACGGCGCCTGCTACTTCGCCGTTCAAGGATCTTCCGTCGGGTGCCCAGTTCTTCAAGGAGATCACGTGGCTCGCGGACAAGGGAATCTCCACGGGTTGGGAAGAAGCTGACAAGTCAAGGACGTACCAGCCTTTGCAGCCGGTGAACCGCGATGCGATGGCTGCGTTCATGTATCGGTTGGCCGGGGAGCCGGAGTTCACGGCGCCGAAGGTTTCGCCGTTCATCGACCTGCCCACCACGGCCCAGTTCTACAAAGAGATCACGTGGCTTGCGGCCCAGGGCATCTCCACTGGTTGGGCTGAAGCAGGCGGGACCAAGTCGTTCAAGCCGTTGCAGCCCGTAAACAGGGATGCGATGGCGGCATTCATGTTCCGCTACAACACCAAGTTCGGCTCAATCTAG
- a CDS encoding glycosyltransferase family 2 protein: MTTGARVTIVTRTKNRPTFLARALDDIFGQTFQDFELVIVNDGGDPADVDRLTSQRSEAEQARITTLHHAESVGMEAASNAGLKAGTGEFVVIHDDDDFWSPDFLARTVAYLDDPAHAAESGVMVRTEIVIEELVEGRIEPIRREIFWADMRQITLADMLKINRAVPISFLYRRSLHDAVGYYNENLPVVGDWEFHLRVLSHSRVGFLDGEPLAFWSQRPESEGQEGNSIFSKAAEHAHYDALVRDEHLRDGVAQNGLGTMLYLTRVLAEQEDLIVAQQRRLDETTAKLDHILDRLEALNHTVVARTSVGEFLKKPMLLAKKLGGRA, encoded by the coding sequence ATGACTACCGGCGCCCGCGTCACCATCGTGACGCGAACCAAGAATCGACCCACCTTCCTGGCACGCGCTTTGGACGACATCTTTGGCCAGACGTTCCAAGACTTCGAGTTGGTGATAGTGAACGACGGCGGCGACCCGGCCGACGTCGACCGCCTCACCTCCCAGCGGTCCGAGGCGGAGCAGGCTCGAATCACGACGCTCCACCACGCTGAATCCGTGGGTATGGAAGCGGCCTCGAATGCCGGTCTCAAAGCCGGCACGGGTGAGTTCGTGGTGATCCATGATGACGACGATTTCTGGTCACCCGACTTCCTTGCCCGCACCGTGGCCTACCTCGATGACCCCGCGCACGCTGCCGAAAGCGGTGTCATGGTGCGGACGGAGATCGTCATCGAGGAGCTCGTGGAGGGCAGGATCGAACCGATCCGCCGGGAGATCTTCTGGGCCGACATGCGGCAGATAACGCTCGCGGACATGCTCAAGATCAACCGCGCAGTCCCCATTTCCTTCCTGTACCGCCGCAGCCTGCACGACGCCGTGGGCTACTACAACGAGAACCTGCCTGTGGTGGGTGACTGGGAGTTCCACCTGCGCGTATTGAGCCACTCACGCGTCGGATTCCTCGACGGCGAACCCCTGGCCTTCTGGTCGCAGCGGCCGGAATCTGAGGGGCAGGAGGGAAACAGCATCTTTTCGAAAGCCGCCGAACATGCACACTACGACGCCTTGGTCCGCGACGAGCACCTGCGTGATGGTGTCGCCCAGAACGGCCTCGGCACCATGCTGTACCTGACCCGCGTGCTCGCCGAGCAAGAGGACCTCATTGTTGCCCAGCAGCGGCGACTGGACGAGACCACAGCCAAGCTGGACCACATCCTTGACCGCCTCGAAGCCCTGAACCACACGGTGGTGGCGCGGACCAGCGTGGGGGAGTTCCTGAAGAAGCCCATGCTGTTGGCCAAGAAGCTCGGCGGCCGGGCCTAG
- a CDS encoding TetR/AcrR family transcriptional regulator: protein MPTETSTKRGRPGYDQQSVLRIAVDVFNRHGYDATSMGILAENLGISKSAIYHHVPSKGDLLKLALDHALGGLEAILEEPSATSGPADARLEFVLRQTIAVLVDRLPFVTLLLRLRGNTEIERDALERRRAFDHKVAALISAAREDGSLRQDIDPRTVTRLLFGTINSIVEWYKPGGSLSPEKLADDVITMAFDGLHTTS, encoded by the coding sequence ATGCCTACTGAGACCAGCACCAAGCGCGGACGGCCCGGCTACGACCAGCAATCGGTGCTCCGCATCGCCGTCGACGTCTTCAACCGCCACGGTTACGACGCAACGTCCATGGGCATCCTGGCTGAAAACCTGGGGATTTCGAAGTCCGCCATTTACCATCACGTGCCGTCCAAGGGCGATCTGCTCAAGCTCGCCCTGGACCACGCGCTGGGCGGCCTGGAGGCCATCCTGGAGGAACCCTCCGCAACCTCCGGGCCCGCCGACGCACGCCTCGAGTTCGTGCTCCGGCAGACCATAGCCGTACTGGTGGACCGGCTGCCGTTCGTCACCCTGCTGCTGCGCCTTCGCGGCAACACGGAGATCGAACGGGACGCGCTGGAACGCCGTCGCGCATTCGACCACAAGGTGGCTGCCCTGATCTCCGCAGCCCGCGAGGACGGCTCCCTGCGCCAGGACATCGATCCCCGCACCGTCACACGCCTACTGTTCGGCACCATCAACTCGATCGTGGAGTGGTACAAGCCCGGGGGCTCGCTGTCGCCGGAGAAGCTCGCGGACGACGTCATCACCATGGCTTTCGACGGCCTCCACACGACCTCCTGA
- a CDS encoding DDE-type integrase/transposase/recombinase, with the protein MQDPLGQSERAYESRISGRDRDRIAEYIMGGWADQVSVDHSFATAWDAGVMLASRRTWWRVAAQIEDQMLRPTVPTRSENKRPPREKPVLKATGPGQVWSWDITDLYSPWRGKTFKAYSVLDIYSRQMVAWRIEEREADHLAAEMFETAIARHGAPRIVHADSGPAMKSNLLRDTLTGHGVELTHKRPYVSNDNPFSESGFRTMKYRPGYPRIFKDLETARTYLGDYVPWYNTEHKHSGIALFSPAEVHDGSWKNIWKTRDRALQHYYDQNPHRFRQRPTTPAPRSHVGINLPEKPTNNPPTDSTQFDNLRFQANPDSHPTPAVADGGGQVTPSRPRR; encoded by the coding sequence GTGCAAGACCCGCTCGGGCAGTCCGAGCGGGCCTATGAATCGCGGATCAGCGGCCGGGACCGGGACCGGATCGCCGAATACATCATGGGAGGCTGGGCCGATCAGGTCTCCGTTGACCATTCCTTCGCGACGGCCTGGGACGCCGGGGTGATGCTTGCGTCCCGCCGCACCTGGTGGCGGGTCGCAGCGCAGATCGAGGACCAGATGCTCCGCCCAACCGTCCCTACCAGAAGCGAGAACAAACGGCCCCCGCGGGAGAAACCCGTTCTGAAGGCCACCGGCCCGGGCCAGGTCTGGTCCTGGGACATCACCGATCTCTACTCGCCCTGGCGCGGAAAAACGTTCAAGGCCTACTCGGTTCTGGATATCTACTCCCGGCAGATGGTCGCCTGGCGGATCGAGGAACGAGAAGCGGACCACCTCGCAGCCGAGATGTTCGAAACCGCCATCGCCCGGCACGGCGCACCCCGCATCGTTCATGCCGATTCAGGGCCGGCCATGAAATCAAACCTGCTCCGTGACACACTCACCGGACACGGCGTGGAACTCACCCACAAACGGCCCTACGTATCGAACGACAACCCTTTTTCAGAGTCCGGGTTCCGGACCATGAAATACAGGCCCGGCTACCCACGGATCTTCAAAGATCTCGAAACCGCCAGGACCTACCTCGGAGACTACGTGCCCTGGTACAACACCGAGCACAAACACTCAGGCATCGCCTTGTTTTCACCAGCTGAAGTCCACGACGGCTCCTGGAAAAACATCTGGAAGACACGCGACCGAGCCCTCCAGCACTACTACGACCAGAACCCTCACCGATTCCGGCAACGACCCACCACACCGGCCCCACGAAGCCACGTCGGAATCAACCTCCCCGAAAAACCAACCAACAACCCACCCACTGACTCCACACAGTTTGACAACCTGCGCTTTCAGGCCAACCCTGACTCACATCCCACGCCAGCGGTGGCCGACGGCGGCGGCCAGGTGACGCCGTCGCGCCCTCGGCGTTAA
- a CDS encoding tyrosine-protein phosphatase — MDSAHQSVHWDGAVNAWRIAGDLYRMGRHEWVTEAGWQQMYDDGVRTVIDLRAARERTSRDTDPEVPPEVKARIDVVHCPTEDPDHSRFSELFGHYLKDPAQYADYLQLFAEKIAAVFKAIAASPGKVVVHCSAGRDRSGVIALMLQRLAGFSDEEIVSGYELAARGINERHRTHGAPHAHDPYLPEAELEATLTRRRASLRAFLEWLDAPGFLAANGVSPAELAAVRAKLAATDAATMQS, encoded by the coding sequence ATGGATTCAGCGCACCAAAGCGTCCACTGGGACGGCGCCGTCAATGCGTGGCGTATCGCCGGTGACTTATACAGGATGGGCCGCCACGAATGGGTCACCGAGGCCGGTTGGCAGCAGATGTACGACGACGGCGTCCGCACTGTGATCGATCTTCGCGCCGCACGTGAGCGGACGTCGCGCGACACCGATCCGGAGGTGCCGCCCGAGGTGAAGGCGCGTATCGACGTCGTACATTGCCCCACGGAGGATCCAGACCATAGCCGCTTCAGCGAGCTGTTCGGCCACTACCTGAAGGACCCTGCCCAGTACGCCGACTACCTCCAGCTTTTCGCGGAGAAAATCGCAGCCGTGTTCAAAGCGATCGCGGCCTCGCCCGGCAAGGTCGTGGTGCATTGTTCGGCGGGACGCGACCGCAGCGGTGTGATCGCCCTGATGCTGCAGCGCCTGGCCGGATTCAGTGACGAGGAAATCGTGAGCGGCTATGAGCTCGCTGCCCGGGGAATCAACGAGAGGCATCGCACGCACGGGGCTCCGCATGCCCACGACCCGTACCTGCCTGAGGCCGAACTTGAAGCGACGTTAACACGTCGGCGGGCCAGCCTGCGGGCTTTCCTTGAGTGGCTCGACGCTCCCGGCTTCCTGGCTGCCAACGGCGTATCCCCGGCCGAGCTGGCTGCCGTGCGCGCAAAGCTGGCAGCAACCGACGCTGCTACCATGCAGAGTTGA
- a CDS encoding hotdog fold thioesterase produces the protein MVETTLSGASHHILTNDYASEWMGIQVLKIDDGHATIRMHLRQEMLNGFGMAHGGMIFAFADTAFALACNPANPTPEEAANITVASGVDINFIKPAFQGQVITAVANRRASTGRSGLYDIQIYAADPAPAPSPDAEPGELIAEFRGRSRTISKK, from the coding sequence ATGGTTGAAACAACCCTCTCCGGTGCATCGCACCACATCCTGACGAACGACTACGCGTCCGAGTGGATGGGCATCCAGGTGCTCAAGATCGACGACGGCCACGCCACCATCCGGATGCACCTCCGCCAGGAGATGCTCAACGGCTTCGGCATGGCCCACGGCGGAATGATCTTCGCCTTCGCCGACACGGCCTTCGCACTGGCCTGCAACCCGGCCAACCCCACGCCCGAGGAAGCCGCCAACATCACGGTGGCGTCCGGCGTCGACATCAACTTCATCAAGCCGGCGTTCCAAGGCCAGGTGATCACCGCCGTCGCAAACCGCCGCGCGAGTACCGGCCGAAGCGGCCTGTACGACATCCAGATCTACGCGGCCGACCCGGCCCCCGCACCCTCCCCTGACGCCGAGCCCGGCGAACTCATTGCTGAGTTCCGTGGCCGCAGCCGCACCATCTCCAAGAAGTAG
- the paaK gene encoding phenylacetate--CoA ligase PaaK, translating to MTQNTVAAPDVPASKVSAPVLDREETISRDELEALQLTRLQHTVAYAYDRVPLYKRKFDEAGVHPSDLRELSDLGKFPYTTKEDLRLEYPFGMFAVPQDQIARIHASSGTTGRPTVVGYTKNDLANWATLVARSFRASGVRPGMKVHNAYGYGLFTGGLGAHAGAEALGCTVIPMSGGQTERQIQLIQDFKPDAILATPTYLLTIADAMAHQGIDPTSTSLKYAVLGAEPWTEEMRHELEVTMNIKASDIYGLSEVMGPGVAGEAVETQDGCHIWEDHFRPEIIDPFDHSTVLADGDPGELVFTSLTKEALPIIRYRTKDLTRLLPGSARPAHRRMGRITGRSDDMIILRGVNLFPSQIEEIALRIPELSPHFQLEITRPEGKRMDSLTVRIERREAVSPEASTTAAHTLREQIKIHVGSSCVVDVVEPGSLERSNGKLRRIYDLRPKG from the coding sequence ATGACCCAGAACACCGTGGCAGCACCCGACGTTCCCGCCTCCAAAGTCAGCGCCCCGGTGCTGGATCGGGAAGAAACCATTTCCCGCGACGAGCTCGAGGCCCTGCAACTGACCCGGCTCCAGCACACTGTGGCCTACGCCTACGACCGCGTGCCCCTCTACAAGCGCAAGTTCGACGAAGCCGGGGTACACCCCTCGGACCTCCGCGAGTTGAGCGACCTCGGCAAGTTCCCGTACACCACCAAGGAAGACCTTCGCCTGGAATACCCCTTCGGGATGTTCGCGGTCCCCCAGGACCAAATCGCGCGAATCCACGCCAGCTCCGGCACCACCGGGCGCCCCACAGTAGTTGGCTACACCAAGAACGACCTCGCCAACTGGGCAACATTGGTGGCACGGTCGTTCCGCGCATCCGGCGTCCGCCCCGGCATGAAGGTCCACAACGCCTACGGCTACGGCCTGTTCACCGGTGGCCTGGGTGCACACGCAGGCGCTGAGGCGCTCGGCTGCACCGTCATCCCCATGTCCGGAGGCCAGACGGAACGCCAGATCCAGCTCATCCAGGACTTCAAGCCAGACGCGATCCTGGCCACCCCCACCTACCTACTCACCATCGCTGACGCCATGGCACACCAGGGCATCGACCCCACCTCCACCTCGCTGAAATACGCCGTGCTCGGGGCCGAACCGTGGACCGAAGAGATGCGCCACGAACTCGAAGTCACCATGAACATCAAAGCCTCGGACATTTACGGGCTCTCCGAGGTCATGGGCCCGGGCGTCGCCGGCGAAGCGGTTGAAACGCAGGACGGCTGCCACATCTGGGAGGACCACTTCCGCCCCGAAATCATCGACCCCTTTGACCACTCCACGGTCCTGGCCGACGGCGATCCCGGGGAACTCGTCTTCACCTCCCTGACCAAGGAAGCCCTGCCGATCATCCGCTACCGCACCAAGGACCTCACCCGCCTGTTGCCCGGCAGCGCCCGGCCCGCACACCGCCGCATGGGCCGCATCACCGGCCGCAGCGACGACATGATCATCCTCCGGGGCGTAAACCTCTTCCCGTCACAGATCGAAGAAATCGCCCTGCGCATCCCGGAACTCAGCCCACACTTCCAACTCGAAATCACCCGCCCCGAAGGCAAGCGCATGGACTCGCTCACGGTCCGTATCGAGCGGCGTGAGGCTGTCTCCCCCGAGGCAAGTACGACGGCGGCACACACCTTGCGTGAGCAGATCAAGATTCACGTCGGCTCGTCTTGCGTCGTCGACGTCGTAGAGCCCGGTTCCCTGGAGCGTTCCAACGGCAAGCTGCGCCGCATCTACGACCTGCGTCCCAAGGGCTGA
- a CDS encoding GNAT family N-acetyltransferase encodes MTSIEPITLTGKFVTLEPLSVDHHDQLVDAARDGELWKLWYTSVPAPEGMAAEIDRRLDLQAKGSMVPFATRSNATGKLIGMTTYMNIDAVTPRVEIGSTWNAASAHGTGTNPDSKLLLLRHAFETLGCPAVEFRTHWLNQQSREAIARLGAKQDGVLRNHSRSADGALRDTVVFSILEHEWPAVRNGLEFRLAKYRAEG; translated from the coding sequence GTGACTTCAATCGAACCCATCACCCTGACCGGAAAATTCGTGACGTTGGAACCGCTTAGCGTGGATCACCATGATCAGCTGGTTGATGCCGCGCGCGACGGTGAACTGTGGAAGCTCTGGTACACCTCCGTTCCGGCTCCGGAAGGTATGGCCGCTGAGATTGATCGGCGTTTGGACCTGCAGGCCAAGGGTTCCATGGTGCCCTTTGCTACGCGCTCCAATGCCACCGGCAAGCTCATTGGCATGACGACGTACATGAATATCGACGCCGTGACACCCCGTGTCGAGATCGGCTCCACGTGGAACGCGGCGTCGGCGCACGGCACCGGAACCAATCCCGACTCCAAGCTCCTGCTCCTGCGGCACGCGTTCGAAACGCTCGGCTGCCCGGCAGTGGAGTTCCGCACGCACTGGCTGAACCAGCAATCCCGCGAGGCCATTGCCCGGCTCGGAGCAAAGCAGGACGGCGTGCTCCGTAACCACTCGCGCAGCGCCGACGGAGCCCTGCGCGACACCGTGGTTTTCTCCATCCTCGAGCACGAGTGGCCCGCGGTGCGGAACGGCCTGGAGTTCCGCCTGGCCAAGTACCGCGCCGAGGGGTGA
- the paaZ gene encoding phenylacetic acid degradation bifunctional protein PaaZ yields MTTTAVAPETTAVATVPSYVQDAWWTPAPDAKRVPVRDASTGEVLANVSTDGLDLSAVVNYGRTTGQTELGKLTFHQRALKLKELATYLNGRREELYASSLQSGATKIDNMIDIDGGIGVLFTFGSKGRRELPNSQVIVDGPMETLSKDGSFVAEHIYTRIPGVAVQINAFNFPVWGMLEKFAPSFLAGVPTIVKPATPTGYVAEATVRAIIESGILPAGSLQLISGSARTLLDELDYRDLVSFTGSASTAKSLKSHPNVVQGGVRFTSETDSLNAAILGPDAVPGTPEFDAFIKAVVTEMTVKAGQKCTAIRRVIVPQALTADVAAAVGARINERVVIGDPRAEGVTMGALASLDQLADVRAAVQSMLDAGGELAYGTLDSPSVTSVGGAVGVVEDGAFMSPVLLSWADAEAEEVHSLEAFGPVSSVIGYSDLPDAIRLAARGSGSLVASVCTNDPAVAQELVLGIAAHHGRVHMLNREDARSSTGHGSPVPHLIHGGPGRAGGGEELGGIRSVLHHMQRTAIQGSPNMLTAVTGVWHTGAERNFTVETEGEHPFRKSLASLRIGDAVRSELRDVKLEDITAFANSTGDTFYAHTNQEAAEANPFFPGIVAHGYLLLSWAAGLFVEPAPGPVLANYGLENLRFITPVAAGDSIRVTLTAKKITPRETDEYGEVAWDAVLTNQNDEIVATYDVLTLVEK; encoded by the coding sequence ATGACCACTACAGCAGTCGCCCCGGAAACCACAGCCGTTGCAACCGTCCCCAGCTACGTCCAGGATGCCTGGTGGACCCCGGCACCTGACGCGAAGAGAGTCCCGGTTCGCGATGCCAGCACAGGTGAAGTCCTGGCCAACGTGAGCACCGACGGACTGGACCTGTCCGCCGTCGTAAATTACGGCCGCACCACTGGTCAAACGGAACTCGGTAAGCTGACTTTCCACCAGCGCGCCCTCAAGCTCAAAGAGCTTGCCACGTACCTCAACGGCCGCCGCGAGGAACTGTACGCCTCATCACTGCAGTCCGGTGCCACCAAGATCGACAACATGATCGACATCGACGGCGGCATTGGTGTCCTCTTCACGTTCGGTTCCAAGGGCCGGCGCGAGCTGCCCAACTCTCAGGTGATCGTGGACGGCCCCATGGAGACGCTCTCCAAGGACGGTTCGTTCGTGGCCGAGCACATCTACACACGCATTCCGGGCGTGGCGGTGCAGATCAACGCCTTCAACTTCCCGGTCTGGGGCATGCTGGAGAAGTTCGCGCCGTCATTCCTGGCCGGCGTGCCCACCATCGTCAAGCCCGCAACTCCCACCGGGTATGTCGCGGAGGCTACGGTGCGGGCCATCATTGAATCCGGCATCCTGCCTGCCGGGTCGCTCCAGCTGATTTCGGGTTCAGCGCGGACGCTCCTGGACGAACTCGACTACCGGGACCTCGTCTCCTTCACGGGCTCCGCGTCCACGGCCAAGTCGCTCAAGTCCCACCCGAATGTGGTTCAGGGCGGTGTCCGGTTCACCTCGGAGACCGACTCCCTCAACGCCGCCATCCTCGGCCCTGATGCCGTGCCAGGTACACCGGAATTCGACGCCTTCATCAAGGCCGTCGTTACCGAGATGACCGTCAAGGCGGGCCAGAAATGCACCGCGATCCGTCGAGTCATCGTTCCGCAAGCGCTGACCGCTGACGTCGCTGCCGCCGTCGGCGCCCGCATCAACGAACGCGTCGTGATCGGTGACCCGCGCGCCGAGGGCGTCACCATGGGCGCGCTGGCCTCACTCGATCAGCTCGCCGATGTTCGCGCTGCTGTTCAGTCAATGCTCGACGCCGGTGGGGAACTCGCGTACGGAACTCTCGATTCGCCGTCGGTCACCTCGGTTGGGGGCGCCGTGGGCGTTGTGGAAGACGGCGCGTTCATGTCTCCGGTACTCCTGAGCTGGGCCGATGCGGAAGCTGAGGAAGTGCACTCGCTTGAAGCCTTCGGGCCGGTGTCCTCCGTGATCGGCTACTCGGACCTGCCCGACGCAATCCGCCTGGCTGCCCGCGGATCCGGATCCCTGGTGGCATCGGTATGCACTAACGATCCCGCTGTGGCGCAGGAACTGGTGTTGGGAATTGCTGCCCACCACGGGCGCGTACACATGCTGAACCGTGAGGACGCCCGCTCGTCCACCGGCCACGGATCCCCGGTTCCTCACCTTATCCACGGTGGTCCGGGTCGTGCTGGCGGTGGCGAGGAGCTGGGCGGCATCCGCTCGGTCCTGCACCACATGCAGCGCACCGCTATCCAGGGTTCACCCAACATGCTTACGGCCGTCACTGGTGTTTGGCACACGGGAGCGGAGCGCAACTTCACGGTGGAAACTGAAGGCGAGCACCCGTTCCGGAAGTCGTTGGCGTCCCTCCGAATCGGAGATGCTGTGCGCTCGGAGCTGCGCGACGTCAAGCTGGAGGACATCACTGCCTTCGCGAATTCCACGGGCGATACCTTCTACGCCCACACCAACCAGGAAGCCGCCGAAGCCAATCCGTTCTTCCCGGGCATCGTGGCCCACGGCTACCTGCTCCTCAGCTGGGCTGCAGGGCTGTTCGTTGAGCCCGCGCCAGGTCCCGTCCTGGCCAACTACGGCTTGGAGAACCTGCGCTTCATCACCCCTGTTGCCGCCGGTGATTCGATCCGCGTGACCCTCACGGCCAAGAAGATCACCCCTCGCGAGACCGACGAATACGGCGAGGTGGCCTGGGACGCGGTCCTGACCAACCAGAACGACGAAATAGTGGCGACCTACGACGTCCTCACCCTCGTGGAGAAGTAA
- a CDS encoding GNAT family N-acetyltransferase, translating to MPDIELPIVTDRLVLRRFEAEDLERFYGYQSLPETARFLFRNELTKTRAMEVLGRYANFEFKQEGDWVCLAIERKDQPGLMGEIVLKWLEGTGQGELGWILHPEARGQGIATEAAQAVMELAFGKLSFHRLDAKLDALNAGSAGICKRLGMRLEATLVDNWHYKGQWATENIYAILDTEWRARSGHATTGQTAPGGESPTSGV from the coding sequence ATGCCCGACATTGAGCTCCCCATAGTCACCGACCGACTCGTCCTCCGACGCTTCGAAGCTGAAGACCTTGAGCGTTTCTACGGATACCAGTCCCTCCCTGAAACCGCACGCTTTCTCTTCCGCAACGAGTTGACCAAAACACGGGCCATGGAGGTCCTGGGACGGTATGCGAATTTCGAGTTCAAGCAGGAAGGAGACTGGGTTTGCCTCGCCATTGAACGCAAGGACCAGCCCGGGCTGATGGGCGAGATAGTGCTGAAATGGCTCGAGGGGACGGGGCAAGGTGAGCTGGGCTGGATCCTGCATCCGGAGGCCCGCGGCCAGGGAATCGCTACGGAAGCCGCCCAAGCCGTCATGGAACTGGCTTTTGGGAAGTTGTCCTTCCATCGCCTCGACGCCAAGCTCGATGCGCTCAACGCCGGTTCCGCGGGTATCTGCAAACGCCTGGGGATGCGGCTCGAAGCAACCCTTGTGGACAACTGGCACTACAAGGGCCAGTGGGCCACCGAGAACATCTACGCCATTCTGGACACCGAGTGGCGGGCCCGCAGTGGGCATGCCACCACCGGTCAGACCGCACCGGGCGGTGAGTCGCCGACGTCGGGCGTTTAG